In Caproiciproducens sp. NJN-50, the following are encoded in one genomic region:
- a CDS encoding L7Ae/L30e/S12e/Gadd45 family ribosomal protein — MNRRLLSLLGIARKAGKLSLGSDAACEAALGGGCPLVLLASDLSPRTARAVSEAAARGKAETAVLRANMDEIGCAIGKRTGVLAVNDIGFAKKLLALNAED; from the coding sequence ATGAATCGTAGGCTGCTTTCCCTGCTGGGGATTGCGAGGAAGGCCGGAAAACTCAGCCTGGGGAGCGACGCCGCGTGCGAGGCGGCGCTCGGCGGAGGATGTCCGCTCGTTCTGCTTGCGTCGGATCTTTCCCCGCGCACGGCCCGCGCGGTCAGCGAGGCTGCGGCGAGGGGAAAGGCGGAAACGGCGGTTCTTCGTGCGAACATGGATGAAATCGGCTGTGCCATTGGGAAAAGGACGGGGGTACTTGCGGTAAATGATATAGGATTTGCAAAGAAGCTGCTCGCGCTGAACGCGGAAGATTGA
- the rnpM gene encoding RNase P modulator RnpM, with the protein MQKRKVPLRMCAGCGQMKPKKELVRVVKSPEGEISLDLTGRKPGRGAYVCRSADCLKAARKARRLEKAFSCRIPDEVYDRLEEELNGNES; encoded by the coding sequence ATGCAGAAAAGAAAAGTGCCGCTGCGCATGTGCGCGGGATGCGGGCAGATGAAGCCGAAAAAGGAGCTTGTGAGGGTGGTGAAATCCCCCGAGGGCGAGATTTCGCTGGACCTGACCGGCCGAAAGCCCGGGCGCGGCGCCTATGTCTGCAGAAGCGCGGACTGCCTGAAGGCGGCGCGGAAGGCCAGACGGCTGGAAAAAGCTTTTTCCTGCCGGATCCCGGATGAGGTGTATGACCGTCTGGAGGAGGAACTGAACGGGAATGAATCGTAG
- the nusA gene encoding transcription termination factor NusA, whose protein sequence is MNSEIFDALNLLEKERGISVDFMVDRIKKAIVTACKNSYGNEDCVVNVDQAKGNFEVYLRKTVVEDITDKGKEITLEKAREIDPAAAAGEKVAVPLDTKEFGRIAAQTARNIIRQGIRDGERDRMLQEFESKHQELVSAVVEQVDPRSGAATLSIGKAEAVLPKSEQVAGEKLREGDHIKVYVADVKETEKGPRAIISRIHPDLVKRLFEAEVPEIYDGTVEIKAVSREAGSRTKIAVLSHNPDVDAVGSCIGAKGMRVNRIVAELSGEKIDIVQYSDDPKQFVASALSPASVVDVVPAEDGSHACRVAVPDDQLSLAIGNKGQNARLAARLTGWKIDIKPESGFYEEPAEEPAEE, encoded by the coding sequence ATGAACAGCGAAATCTTTGACGCCCTGAACCTGCTGGAAAAAGAGCGGGGCATTTCGGTTGATTTTATGGTGGACCGGATCAAAAAGGCGATCGTCACGGCCTGCAAAAACAGCTACGGCAACGAGGACTGCGTGGTGAACGTGGACCAGGCGAAAGGAAATTTCGAGGTTTACCTGCGCAAGACCGTCGTTGAGGACATAACGGACAAAGGGAAGGAAATCACGCTGGAAAAAGCAAGGGAAATCGATCCCGCGGCCGCGGCCGGAGAAAAGGTCGCCGTTCCGCTCGACACGAAGGAATTCGGGCGCATCGCCGCGCAGACGGCGAGGAACATCATCCGCCAGGGCATCCGCGACGGCGAGCGCGACCGCATGCTGCAGGAATTCGAAAGCAAGCACCAGGAACTGGTCAGCGCCGTGGTCGAGCAGGTCGACCCCCGCTCCGGCGCCGCGACGCTTTCGATCGGCAAGGCGGAGGCCGTGCTGCCGAAGTCGGAGCAGGTGGCGGGCGAAAAGCTGAGGGAAGGCGACCACATCAAAGTGTACGTCGCGGACGTCAAGGAGACGGAGAAGGGCCCGCGCGCGATCATCAGCCGGATCCACCCGGACCTGGTCAAGCGCCTGTTCGAGGCGGAGGTGCCGGAAATCTACGACGGGACGGTCGAGATCAAGGCGGTTTCGCGCGAGGCGGGCTCCCGCACGAAAATCGCCGTCCTGAGCCACAACCCGGACGTCGACGCGGTCGGCTCCTGCATCGGCGCGAAGGGGATGCGCGTGAACCGCATCGTGGCGGAGCTCAGCGGCGAGAAAATAGATATCGTCCAGTACAGCGACGACCCGAAGCAGTTCGTCGCCTCCGCGCTTTCCCCGGCCAGCGTTGTGGACGTTGTTCCGGCGGAGGACGGCTCCCACGCGTGCCGGGTCGCGGTCCCGGACGACCAGCTTTCGCTCGCGATCGGAAACAAAGGCCAGAACGCCCGCCTTGCCGCAAGGCTGACGGGTTGGAAAATCGACATCAAGCCGGAGAGCGGATTCTATGAGGAGCCGGCGGAGGAACCCGCGGAAGAATAA
- the rimP gene encoding ribosome maturation factor RimP → MAGKGKEGGVAGAVWRLALPFAQRLGLSVWDVRYEKEGGAWYLRIFIDKPGGVGIDDCEALSRAVNGPLDELDPIREPYCLEVSSPGLNRELRRSEHFTAFLGSRVAARLIRPLPDGTRDFTGELAGYGGGELTLRAESGETARLSLRDTAWVRLLEEDELEEYEEK, encoded by the coding sequence TTGGCGGGAAAAGGGAAAGAGGGCGGCGTTGCCGGCGCGGTCTGGCGTCTTGCGCTGCCGTTCGCGCAGCGGCTCGGCCTCTCGGTCTGGGACGTCCGGTATGAAAAGGAAGGCGGCGCCTGGTACCTGAGGATTTTTATCGACAAGCCCGGCGGGGTCGGCATCGACGACTGCGAGGCTTTGAGCCGCGCGGTCAACGGGCCGCTCGACGAGCTTGACCCGATCCGCGAACCCTACTGCCTGGAGGTTTCTTCCCCCGGACTGAACCGGGAACTGCGGCGAAGCGAACATTTTACGGCCTTTCTGGGCTCCCGCGTGGCGGCCAGGCTGATCCGGCCGCTGCCGGACGGAACCAGGGATTTTACGGGGGAACTTGCCGGATACGGCGGCGGAGAGCTGACGCTTCGGGCCGAGTCCGGGGAAACGGCCCGCCTGTCCCTTCGGGACACTGCCTGGGTGCGGCTGCTGGAAGAGGATGAATTGGAGGAGTATGAGGAAAAATGA
- a CDS encoding stage V sporulation T C-terminal domain-containing protein, translated as MKATGIVRRIDDLGRVVIPKEIRRTLRIREGDALEIYTDSQGGVIFKKYSPVGELSTFAFQYAEVLNRTAGLPMLICDRDHVVAAAGVSRKEYLERRVTPELEECMQSRRTFINTSGEKLQPIEGIDRMASVVCPILASSDVTGAVILLEDDTQAAPDETKMKLVQVAAAFLGKQMEE; from the coding sequence TTGAAAGCCACAGGAATCGTAAGAAGGATTGACGACTTGGGTCGTGTTGTAATACCGAAGGAGATCCGCAGAACTCTGCGAATCCGCGAGGGAGACGCTCTCGAGATTTACACGGATTCGCAGGGGGGAGTCATTTTTAAAAAATATTCACCCGTCGGGGAGCTCTCCACGTTTGCTTTCCAGTATGCGGAGGTTTTAAACCGCACGGCGGGCCTGCCTATGTTGATTTGCGACCGGGACCACGTCGTTGCCGCGGCCGGAGTATCCCGCAAGGAATACCTGGAGCGCCGCGTCACGCCGGAGCTGGAGGAATGCATGCAGTCGCGGCGGACCTTCATCAACACCAGCGGCGAAAAGCTGCAGCCTATCGAGGGGATCGACCGCATGGCGAGCGTCGTCTGCCCGATCCTGGCTTCCAGCGACGTGACGGGCGCCGTGATCCTGCTGGAGGACGACACGCAGGCGGCCCCGGACGAAACCAAAATGAAGCTGGTGCAGGTCGCGGCGGCCTTTCTCGGAAAGCAAATGGAGGAATAG
- a CDS encoding NUDIX hydrolase: MEKSDTLVRFYENVDPSLLKYAVIVARCRGKWVLCRHRDRKTWEVPGGHREPGEEIGHAARRELFEETGALRYALTRVCVYSVTGAVNGGKELFGMLYFAEIGEFGPLPKFEMAEIALRDDFPDPDSLTYPEIQPELFRRAQKLIEEK, from the coding sequence ATGGAGAAAAGCGATACCCTGGTCCGGTTTTATGAAAATGTCGATCCGTCCCTGCTGAAATACGCGGTGATCGTCGCCCGCTGCCGCGGCAAATGGGTGCTTTGCCGGCACCGGGACCGGAAGACCTGGGAAGTGCCGGGCGGGCACCGGGAGCCGGGGGAGGAGATCGGGCACGCCGCCCGGAGGGAGCTGTTCGAGGAGACCGGGGCCCTCCGGTACGCGCTCACCCGGGTCTGCGTGTATTCCGTAACGGGCGCGGTCAACGGCGGGAAAGAACTGTTCGGGATGCTTTATTTTGCGGAGATCGGGGAGTTCGGCCCGCTTCCGAAGTTTGAGATGGCGGAAATTGCTTTGAGGGACGATTTTCCCGATCCGGACAGCCTGACTTATCCGGAGATCCAGCCGGAGCTGTTCCGGCGGGCGCAAAAACTGATAGAAGAAAAATAA
- a CDS encoding Rnf-Nqr domain containing protein, which yields MFLKLVLAALLAVGAENLLFVGGSGFSRALRAAQRPASIGIYSLLITWFTLLSAFAGVWLNSFLPAYGTKAILRSSCFAAAAAAAYLLTSLLMRAVLPARAMKKIGPLLAPSAMNTIVLAMPYAQRGFSLDPVQAAGYAVGTGAAFYLASAVLTHAEAKCRNPDMPEAFSGLPASILYVGILSMAFAGFAGGRVF from the coding sequence ATGTTTTTGAAGCTGGTTCTGGCCGCCCTTCTGGCGGTCGGCGCGGAAAATCTTCTTTTTGTGGGCGGCTCCGGGTTCAGCCGGGCGCTGCGCGCCGCGCAGCGCCCGGCCTCCATCGGGATCTACTCCCTGCTCATCACCTGGTTTACCCTGCTTTCCGCCTTTGCGGGAGTCTGGCTGAATTCGTTCCTGCCGGCGTACGGAACGAAAGCGATCCTGCGGTCCTCCTGTTTCGCCGCGGCGGCCGCGGCCGCGTATCTTCTGACCTCCCTTCTGATGCGCGCCGTCCTTCCCGCCCGCGCCATGAAAAAGATCGGGCCGCTTCTGGCCCCGTCCGCGATGAACACCATTGTGCTGGCCATGCCCTACGCGCAGCGCGGCTTTTCGCTTGACCCGGTCCAGGCCGCCGGGTACGCGGTCGGGACCGGGGCCGCGTTTTATCTGGCGTCGGCGGTCCTGACCCACGCGGAGGCGAAGTGCCGCAACCCGGACATGCCGGAGGCGTTCAGCGGCCTGCCCGCTTCGATTTTATATGTCGGCATCCTGTCGATGGCGTTCGCCGGGTTTGCCGGGGGAAGGGTGTTTTAA
- a CDS encoding Rnf-Nqr domain containing protein, with protein MKDKRLLPHGAGPIFFNGLLFRNPVLIGALGMYPIAAAAWNVKNAAALSVLFLALSLPSSLLLCLTGMLVPRWFRPGLVLLVSAALYVPAGFLTDLLLPGSVSNLGMAAGLMICNSVVFSRAEEYAPEHVALAVAADSLGCSAGFAVTAFLIAVLRGAWMGGAGLPGGTGFAVGRAADLPFAGFLLLGFLAALIQWINRLRSRRSAERMKRRMP; from the coding sequence ATGAAGGATAAAAGGCTTTTGCCGCACGGCGCTGGCCCGATCTTTTTTAACGGGCTGCTGTTCCGCAATCCCGTCCTGATCGGGGCGCTCGGCATGTATCCGATCGCCGCAGCCGCATGGAACGTGAAGAACGCGGCGGCGCTTTCCGTTTTGTTTCTGGCGCTGTCCCTTCCGTCGTCGCTCCTGCTCTGCCTGACGGGGATGCTGGTCCCGCGCTGGTTCCGGCCCGGCCTGGTCCTGCTGGTCTCCGCCGCGCTCTATGTTCCGGCGGGGTTCCTGACGGACCTGCTGCTGCCCGGCTCCGTCTCGAATCTCGGGATGGCGGCCGGGCTGATGATCTGCAATTCCGTCGTCTTTTCCCGCGCGGAGGAATATGCGCCGGAGCACGTGGCGCTGGCGGTCGCGGCGGATTCGCTGGGCTGCTCCGCCGGATTTGCGGTGACGGCGTTTCTGATCGCTGTGCTGCGCGGAGCCTGGATGGGAGGAGCCGGCCTTCCCGGCGGAACGGGTTTTGCGGTCGGCCGCGCGGCGGACCTGCCGTTTGCCGGATTTCTGCTGCTCGGCTTCCTGGCGGCGCTGATCCAGTGGATCAACCGCCTGAGGTCCCGCAGGAGCGCGGAGCGGATGAAAAGGAGGATGCCGTGA
- a CDS encoding RnfABCDGE type electron transport complex subunit D, with product MMLKNAGSPYIKGEFTVFSMMRSVLLALLALLIIPVIRYGPRPLVAAGASMLTAVFCHILFCLIRGKSISVTEISVLVTGLMIPMLLPLNAPLWLPCAASAFAVLVVREPFGGFGRNPFNPAAAGVAFAALCWPQTVFSYFDPSAPASFPPFGAGSFGTALSPAAVLKQGFKPDILPFNMLWGNFPGPLGATGVLIIGACGILLFLTRAAKPEAAVCFLGAAALAAALFPRILCSPLTSVKYELLSGSLFFCSVFMVTDPVTSPRTFPGRCLYGAFAGAVTMAFRWFGVYEQGACFALLMADAVAPLMDSAVFRLRGWEGKPHEG from the coding sequence ATGATGCTGAAAAATGCCGGCTCTCCCTATATAAAAGGCGAATTCACGGTCTTTTCCATGATGCGCAGCGTGCTGCTCGCCCTTTTGGCCCTGCTGATCATTCCCGTCATCCGTTATGGGCCCCGCCCCCTGGTTGCCGCGGGAGCTTCCATGCTGACCGCTGTTTTCTGCCATATTTTGTTCTGCCTGATCCGCGGGAAAAGCATCTCCGTAACGGAGATTTCCGTCCTGGTGACGGGGCTGATGATCCCGATGCTCCTGCCGCTGAACGCGCCGCTCTGGCTTCCCTGCGCCGCGTCCGCCTTCGCCGTCCTTGTGGTCAGGGAGCCGTTCGGCGGCTTTGGGCGCAACCCGTTCAATCCCGCCGCCGCCGGCGTGGCGTTTGCCGCCCTCTGCTGGCCGCAGACGGTCTTTTCCTATTTCGACCCGTCCGCTCCCGCCTCGTTCCCGCCGTTCGGGGCCGGCTCGTTCGGCACGGCTTTGTCACCGGCGGCGGTGCTGAAACAGGGGTTCAAGCCGGACATTCTCCCGTTCAACATGCTGTGGGGGAATTTCCCCGGGCCGCTCGGCGCGACGGGGGTCCTGATCATCGGAGCCTGCGGGATCCTGCTTTTTCTCACCAGGGCGGCGAAACCGGAGGCCGCCGTCTGCTTTCTCGGCGCGGCCGCTCTGGCCGCGGCGCTGTTTCCGCGCATCCTGTGCAGCCCGCTGACTTCCGTCAAATACGAGCTTCTTTCCGGCTCTCTTTTTTTCTGTTCCGTGTTCATGGTGACCGATCCGGTCACGTCGCCGCGCACGTTTCCCGGGCGGTGCCTTTACGGCGCCTTTGCGGGAGCGGTGACCATGGCGTTCCGCTGGTTCGGCGTCTATGAGCAGGGGGCGTGCTTCGCGCTGCTGATGGCCGATGCGGTCGCGCCGCTGATGGATTCCGCCGTGTTCCGCCTGCGCGGCTGGGAGGGGAAACCACATGAAGGATAA
- a CDS encoding 4Fe-4S binding protein, with protein sequence MPRGVKLDLAKEPSLKEQIITIPAPKKLPAPKMFAPLRKKAGAAKIIGAAEMAGIVDELDGEPLGKKLARFAAADAPVLVAACFDEDPMTSAGQAVFRENPAQVLAGLNLAALACGAVSKKIAAASREEIRRAQKACTAVEFLTAGDRYPAAALLRRKFSGKGKAACLVGAQACLALAAAASRGLAQSETVVTVAGDGAARWVNCRVRIGTPLRDVLAAGNPLPETAAVVVGSSVNGRSVTDLSEPVTTATRCILAMKRLPRRAALPCVGCGRCERACPRGIIPWMILQQLESGSPDPFRLFNVERCIRCGACSVVCPSEIDLAAAVGRAIKIKEGRGDP encoded by the coding sequence ATGCCGCGCGGAGTCAAACTGGATCTGGCGAAGGAACCTTCGCTCAAAGAACAAATCATCACGATCCCCGCCCCTAAAAAGCTGCCGGCGCCGAAGATGTTCGCTCCGCTGCGGAAAAAGGCGGGCGCGGCGAAAATCATCGGGGCGGCTGAGATGGCCGGAATCGTGGACGAGCTCGACGGGGAGCCGCTGGGGAAGAAGCTGGCGCGCTTTGCGGCGGCGGACGCGCCGGTGCTGGTCGCCGCTTGCTTCGACGAAGACCCGATGACCTCCGCCGGTCAGGCGGTGTTCCGTGAAAATCCGGCTCAGGTTTTGGCCGGACTGAATCTGGCGGCGCTGGCGTGCGGAGCGGTTTCCAAAAAAATCGCGGCCGCGTCCCGCGAAGAGATCCGCCGCGCGCAGAAAGCCTGTACGGCCGTGGAGTTCCTGACCGCGGGGGACCGCTACCCGGCGGCGGCGCTTCTGCGCAGGAAGTTTTCCGGGAAAGGGAAAGCGGCCTGCCTGGTCGGCGCGCAGGCCTGCCTGGCGCTAGCGGCCGCCGCTTCCCGCGGGCTGGCGCAGAGCGAGACGGTGGTGACCGTGGCCGGGGACGGCGCCGCCCGCTGGGTGAACTGCCGGGTCCGCATCGGCACGCCGCTGCGGGACGTGCTGGCGGCCGGGAATCCGCTTCCCGAAACGGCGGCGGTGGTGGTCGGCTCCTCGGTCAACGGAAGAAGCGTCACCGATCTCTCCGAACCGGTGACGACGGCGACCCGCTGCATCCTCGCGATGAAACGCCTGCCCCGGCGCGCGGCGCTGCCCTGTGTCGGCTGCGGACGGTGCGAACGCGCCTGCCCGCGCGGCATCATCCCGTGGATGATCCTGCAGCAGCTGGAATCCGGCTCGCCGGACCCGTTCCGGCTGTTTAACGTGGAACGCTGCATCCGGTGCGGGGCGTGCAGCGTCGTCTGCCCGTCGGAAATCGATCTGGCGGCCGCAGTGGGGCGCGCGATCAAAATCAAGGAAGGCAGGGGAGATCCATGA
- the rpe gene encoding ribulose-phosphate 3-epimerase yields the protein MLIAPSMLASDFSKLSDEIIRMDISGADWIHLDVMDGHFVPNLTFGPPVIAAMRQYTDKPFDVHLMIDEPLRYAPAFLECGADIVSFHAESFSDPGKTIEVIREAGAKPAMAVKPGTPAEEVFPYLDRLYMVLVMTVEPGFGGQKFMPDMMEKVRRLKEKKPDLTVQIDGGVNAETIALAARAGVDVCVAGTGVFKAPDSAAAIRNLKAAAEAALK from the coding sequence ATGCTGATTGCACCTTCCATGCTGGCGTCGGATTTTTCCAAGCTGAGCGATGAAATCATACGGATGGATATTTCCGGGGCCGACTGGATTCACCTTGACGTGATGGACGGGCACTTTGTGCCGAACCTGACCTTTGGCCCGCCGGTGATCGCCGCGATGCGGCAGTACACGGACAAGCCGTTCGACGTGCATCTGATGATCGACGAGCCGCTGCGCTATGCGCCGGCCTTTTTAGAGTGCGGAGCGGATATCGTTTCATTTCACGCGGAGTCTTTTTCAGACCCCGGCAAAACCATCGAGGTTATCCGGGAGGCCGGCGCGAAACCCGCCATGGCGGTCAAGCCGGGAACGCCGGCGGAGGAGGTCTTTCCCTACCTCGACCGGCTGTACATGGTGCTGGTCATGACGGTGGAGCCAGGCTTCGGCGGGCAGAAGTTCATGCCGGATATGATGGAAAAAGTCCGGCGGCTCAAAGAGAAAAAGCCGGATCTTACGGTCCAGATCGACGGAGGCGTCAACGCGGAAACAATCGCCCTGGCGGCACGGGCGGGCGTGGACGTCTGCGTTGCGGGGACCGGCGTCTTTAAAGCGCCGGATTCCGCGGCGGCGATCCGCAATCTGAAAGCGGCGGCCGAGGCGGCCCTGAAATAA
- a CDS encoding 3D domain-containing protein, which yields MRKNFEPVLHFFRRLAKAMRSACHFGLLRRAGTSVAKTKTRFCRFFMGLWKSWNTARKAGLVQQLTSSVRRRKEIALLLIRSRIEDEGSAMRSALLKQGAALALMILVTVGSVGTVMAATHVATVTCDGTVGQVEMTSPETDQILLKAGVKTGPNDLISRSDDPDHAGDVIISVKTARKVTVEADGTSKTVTAHYGDTVGSVLGQAGVSLDADDLVTPAESETVEAGTKIQVTRMIQITVAADGCKVAATVKEGSVSDAVRQAGVQLGSDDTLSIAPDKTVNPGMEISIARVAYKEVTETRAIPYKTVTQKDSSLAAGKTEVKTAGQNGTEKVVVRQKLVDGKVAETQDVSSSVVTKPVDQVTLYGTKKRSAVASVGSDGTLTDQNGKTVRYKKVLTGRCSCYTGGGWTSTGAKAAFGRVAVNPKVIPYGTRLYICSPDGKLVYGYAVAADTGGAAMRGIIIADLYYDSYSQCMKIGTRTMNVYVL from the coding sequence ATGCGTAAGAACTTCGAGCCTGTTCTCCATTTTTTCCGCAGGCTTGCAAAAGCGATGAGATCCGCGTGCCATTTCGGGCTGCTCCGGCGTGCCGGAACCTCTGTGGCAAAGACGAAAACGCGGTTCTGCCGTTTTTTCATGGGACTTTGGAAAAGCTGGAATACGGCGCGGAAAGCGGGTCTGGTTCAACAACTGACCTCATCTGTGCGCAGAAGAAAAGAAATCGCGCTTTTATTGATCCGCAGCCGGATAGAGGACGAAGGTTCGGCAATGCGGTCTGCGCTGCTCAAACAGGGAGCGGCGCTTGCGCTGATGATTCTGGTTACGGTCGGTTCGGTGGGAACGGTCATGGCGGCCACGCATGTGGCGACCGTTACATGCGACGGGACGGTCGGCCAGGTTGAAATGACCTCGCCGGAAACGGACCAGATTCTTCTGAAAGCGGGAGTCAAGACGGGACCGAATGATCTGATTTCCCGCAGCGACGACCCGGATCACGCCGGCGACGTTATCATCTCGGTGAAAACCGCGCGGAAAGTGACCGTCGAGGCGGACGGAACAAGCAAAACGGTGACCGCGCACTACGGCGACACAGTGGGCAGCGTGCTCGGTCAGGCCGGTGTCAGCCTGGATGCCGACGATCTGGTGACGCCGGCGGAAAGCGAAACGGTGGAGGCCGGGACGAAAATCCAGGTGACGCGGATGATCCAGATTACGGTGGCCGCGGACGGGTGCAAGGTCGCCGCCACGGTAAAGGAAGGCAGCGTTTCGGACGCGGTCCGGCAGGCCGGCGTGCAGCTCGGCTCCGACGACACGCTGAGTATCGCTCCAGACAAAACGGTCAATCCGGGGATGGAGATCAGCATTGCGCGCGTCGCTTACAAAGAAGTGACCGAGACGCGCGCGATCCCCTACAAGACCGTCACCCAAAAGGACTCCTCCCTCGCCGCGGGAAAGACGGAGGTCAAGACGGCGGGGCAAAACGGAACGGAAAAAGTCGTCGTGCGCCAGAAGCTGGTCGACGGCAAGGTGGCCGAGACGCAGGACGTCAGCTCTTCCGTTGTGACGAAGCCGGTCGATCAGGTTACGCTGTACGGAACAAAGAAGCGCAGCGCAGTGGCTTCGGTCGGCTCCGACGGCACGCTGACCGACCAGAACGGCAAGACGGTGCGGTATAAAAAAGTGCTGACCGGCCGGTGCTCCTGCTATACCGGCGGCGGTTGGACATCCACCGGCGCGAAGGCCGCGTTTGGGCGTGTGGCCGTGAATCCGAAGGTGATCCCTTACGGCACAAGGCTGTATATCTGTTCTCCGGACGGAAAACTGGTTTACGGCTACGCGGTTGCCGCGGACACGGGCGGCGCCGCGATGCGCGGCATCATCATCGCCGATCTGTACTATGATTCCTATTCCCAGTGCATGAAAATCGGGACCAGGACCATGAACGTTTATGTTCTGTGA
- the rpsI gene encoding 30S ribosomal protein S9 — MYEKAPYFYGTGRRKSSVARVRVYQGTGKITINDRDIDDYFGLETLKLIVRQPLVLTKTDEKFDVVCRVAGGGVTGQAGAVRHGVARALLQYDSENLRPILKKAGLLTRDPRMKERKKYGLKAARRAPQFSKR; from the coding sequence ATGTACGAAAAAGCACCTTATTTTTACGGAACCGGAAGAAGAAAAAGCAGCGTCGCGCGTGTCAGGGTTTATCAGGGGACAGGTAAAATCACGATCAACGATCGCGATATCGACGATTATTTCGGCCTGGAGACGCTCAAGCTGATTGTCCGCCAGCCTCTTGTCCTGACCAAGACCGATGAGAAGTTCGACGTGGTCTGCCGTGTGGCGGGCGGCGGCGTGACCGGGCAGGCCGGCGCAGTCCGCCACGGCGTGGCGAGGGCCCTGCTGCAGTATGACTCCGAAAATCTGCGCCCTATTTTGAAAAAGGCGGGTTTGCTGACCCGTGACCCCAGAATGAAGGAACGCAAAAAGTATGGACTCAAAGCGGCCCGCCGCGCTCCCCAGTTCTCCAAGAGATAA
- the rplM gene encoding 50S ribosomal protein L13, producing the protein MSTYMPKTGSIERKWYVIDAAGKPLGRVAAQAAVLLRGKHKTIFAPHVDCGDHVIIVNCREAVLTGKKLEKKIYYQPSLYVGHMKKVGYSTLMEEKPCKAMELAVKGMIPDNALGRAAMARLRLFDGAQHRHAAQKPQAWEL; encoded by the coding sequence ATGTCCACCTATATGCCGAAAACCGGCAGCATCGAGCGCAAATGGTATGTCATCGACGCAGCCGGAAAGCCGCTTGGGCGCGTCGCCGCACAGGCAGCTGTTCTGCTTCGCGGCAAGCATAAAACGATTTTCGCGCCGCATGTCGACTGCGGAGACCATGTCATCATCGTCAATTGCCGCGAGGCGGTCCTGACCGGCAAAAAACTGGAGAAGAAGATCTATTATCAGCCTTCTTTGTATGTCGGGCACATGAAGAAGGTAGGGTATTCGACCCTGATGGAAGAAAAGCCCTGCAAGGCAATGGAACTTGCCGTCAAGGGTATGATTCCGGACAACGCTCTGGGACGCGCCGCTATGGCAAGGCTCCGCCTTTTCGACGGTGCCCAGCATCGCCACGCCGCCCAGAAGCCGCAGGCCTGGGAACTGTAA